One genomic window of Daphnia pulex isolate KAP4 chromosome 10, ASM2113471v1 includes the following:
- the LOC124204806 gene encoding dynein light chain roadblock-type 2-like: MQSSNSEIEETLKRIQSHKGVIGVVVINNEGIPIKSTLDNATTIQYAGLISQLADKACSVVRELDPTNDLTFFRIRTKKHEIMVAPDKEYMLIVVQNQSD; this comes from the exons ATG CAATCTTCCAATAGTGAAATCGAAGAAACTCTCAAACGAATTCAGTCTCACAAGGGAGTAATCGGGGTTGTCGTTATTAACAATGAag GCATTCCTATCAAGTCAACTTTGGACAATGCCACCACAATTCAATATGCTGGTTTGATCAGTCAACTTGCAGATAAAGCCTGTAGTGTGGTGCGTGAGTTGGACCCAACAAATGATCTGACTTTCTTCCGTATTCGAACCAAGAAACATGAGATCATG GTTGCACCAGACAAGGAGTACATGTTGATAGTTGTTCAAAACCAGTCTGACTAA
- the LOC124204243 gene encoding leucine-rich repeat serine/threonine-protein kinase 1-like, whose translation MSTPSSPNSDDLEDFPGRLLHQAALWDNAELLEDLLHADQLQHIDGVDAWGRTPLHAAATTENSSCLRILLQSGADPNIPCGPRGEYRTSLHITAEYGHVNNLRLLLCHEARIDVRDGLGFSALDLAVKGGHIECATALKTAQATHEASRVETFNGLLKACIEGNPDLMLKLFKELKEDLKLVINMTVEGSNTLLFKASEVGHKEIVNLLLANGADARVHPVTKYSPLYIACYNGHKEIAELLLRKYPELVQTPTVEKWFPSHGCCIQGHHQVLDLLLKFPYPSSILKKYIDKTGNYEYELPFDINAKDVSGQTVLYIAAYMGSLKMVEIILKYRVKGKMLKSCESTTQSLSGAESITAKKRISDSIQALMSRLNVNLKPDTATPAGNVNQTLSPVDVDIYCDHGTQTALHIAVKNKNFAIASLILVAGGNPNLTIYLNEEELSKLRSRTALDEYVFTGSTVLVEAVKHRDMGMIDLLLKHSARDVESKALYVAVQAKDDIQ comes from the exons ATGAGTACTCCAAGTTCTCCAAACTCCGATGATTTGGAAGATTTTCCCGGGCGCCTGTTACATCAG GCGGCTTTGTGGGACAATGCGGAATTACTTGAAGATCTCCTTCACGCTGATCAATTACAACATATTGATGGAGTTGATGCTTGGGGTCGAACACCACTGCATGCAGCTGCCACCACAGAAAACTCTAGCTGTCTCAGAATATTGCTTCAATCAGGAG CTGATCCCAACATCCCTTGTGGGCCTCGAGGAGAATACAGG acATCATTACACATCACAGCTGAATATGGCCATGTCAACAATCTTCGGCTTTTGCTTTGTCATGAAGCTCGTATTGATGTCAGAGATGGTCTTGGATTCTCTGCATTGGATCTAGCAGTCAAAGGTGGTCACATAGAATGTGCCACAGCTCTAAAAACAGCCCAGGCAACACATGAAGCTTCTAGAGTTGAAACCTTTAACGGATTATTAAAAGCATGCATTGAAGGAAACCCTGATTTAATGCTCAAACTTTTCAAGGAGCTCAAAGAAGACTTGAAACTTGTTATAAATATGACTGTTGAAGGATCAAACACATTATTATTCAA agcTTCAGAAGTCGGTCATAAGGAAATAGTTAATCTCTTACTTGCCAATGGCGCGGATGCAAGAGTTCATCCTGTAACAAAGTATTCTCCTCTATACATAGCATGTTACAATGGCCACAAAGAAATCGCCGAATTGCTATTGAGA AAATATCCTGAATTGGTACAAACGCCAACAGTTGAAAAATGGTTTCCTTCTCACGGATGCTGTATACAGGGGCACCATCAGGTGCTGGATCTTTTACTCAAGTTCCCGTACCCCTCTAGTATTCTGAAAAAGTACATTGATAAGACTGGCAATTATGAATATGAACTTCCTTTTGACATTAACGCGAAAGATGTATCAG gaCAAACTGTGTTGTATATTGCTGCTTACATGGGAAGTTTGAAGATGGTAGagatcattttgaaatatcgcgtcaaaggaaaaatgttaaaGTCTTGCGAATCGACAACGCAGTCGTTGTCGGGAGCGGAATCGATCACGGCGAAAAAACGGATATCAGATTCCATTCAAGCATTAATGTCCCGTCTCAACGTAAACTTAAAACCGGATACGGCTACACCTGCTGGCAATGTTAATCAAACTTTGAGTCCTGTCGATGTAGACATCTATTGTGACCATGGAACACAAACAGCGTTACACATTGCTgtgaagaacaaaaattttgctATTGCGTCTCTTATATTAGTTGCCGGTGGAAATCCCAACCTTACAATATATctaaatgaagaagaattgtCAAAATTACGTTCTCGCACTGCTCTAGACGAGTACGTTTTTACAGGATCCACTGTGTTGGTTGAAGCAGTCAAACATCGTGATATGG GAATGATCGATCTACTTTTAAAACACAGTGCACGTGACGTGGAAAGCAAAGCTCTTTATGTGGCTGTTCAAGCGAAAGACGACATTCAATGA
- the LOC124204096 gene encoding uncharacterized protein LOC124204096, producing MSHPIYELIKSIFKLSVSCIKITIECRKFVPDLSTTIRESNAINVNSEMVSDPFHKLLESVLKLGACYIKKTIENKKLASDLSAATKKKDDTIILSSVETKNPFPQLPVPLLEKIIKSLTSGRKSTHANILEQLITSQLQHLTLSFYSESYLSLFPKLENLIILNLEDTGVGNDCLKSIGIYCSKLRWLNVTRCVKVTDTGIQWLCRKADFPEMGNEKSGLCETLKRLDLNCTSVTQWGIQMALTHLLSLEVINHYDTFEALLELAQSAEDSKRVDCFNGKLSVLILHTTRNKPYINGSLQVALSMCNSLTRVTIYATRGFKDSDLLGLIVIKVLRGLKILRSDSNAFDEMTFEGGLCSLLKVIGNSLEAFGTDCFDSICIPTIAELCPNLTALYFKDAGGMLIENELINLQTERNPNIFKKLTHVYCWSIPSDILLFLLCSPLLEDIRFFYCRSLTDEVLRRAANCHGFHKLEILHLRNCHVVSEYGINVLLQDNIPLKQTFFKSCYNLGLHTHSNWLSRILKKKRNLKRFFIQ from the exons ATGAGCCATCCGATCTATGAACTAA ttaaatctatttttaaactcTCTGTTAGCTGCATTAAAATAACGATTGAATGTAGAAAATTTGTGCCAGACCTATCGACAACTATAAGAGAGAGCAATGCGATCAATGTCAATTCTGAAATGGTTAGCGATCCATTTCATAAATTAC TCGAATCTGTGTTGAAACTCGGTGCATGCTACATAAAGAAAACGATTGAGAATAAGAAATTGGCATCCGACCTATCAGCAGCAACCAAGAAAAAGGACGATACAATCATTCTCAGTTcagtagaaacaaaaaatccatttcCTCAATTAC CTGTCCCTCTTTTGGAGAAGATCATTAAGTCTCTTACCAGCGGAAGAAAATCAACACATGCAAATATTCTAGAACAACTCATCACCTCACAACTTCAACATTTGACATTATCTTTTTACTCTGAAAGTTACTTGAGTTTATTTCCCAAGCTGGAAAATCTGATAATTCTTAACCTTGAAGACACCGGAGTAGGAAACGACTGTTTGAAAAGCATTGGGATTTACTGTTCCAAATTAAG gtggCTGAATGTGACAAGATGCGTTAAGGTGACAGACACTGGAATTCAATGGCTCTGTCGCAAGGCTGATTTTCCCGAgatgggaaatgaaaaatcggGACTTTGTGAGACTCTGAAAAGACTAGATCTTAATTGCACTAGTGTTACACAGTGGGGAATTCAAATGGCTCTCACGCATTTACTGTCTTTAGAGGTAATTAATCATTATGATACCTTTGAAGCCTTGTTAGAATTGGCTCAGTCAGCGGAAGATTCAAAGCGTGTTGATTGTTTCAACGGTAAATTGTCCGTACTTATTCTGCACACCACTCGTAATAAGCCTTATATAAACGGTAGCCTTCAAGTAGCACTCTCCATGTGCAATTCACTCACTCGTGTCACAATCTACGCAACCAGGGGTTTTAAAGACAGTGACCTTTTGGGCTTAATTGTAATTAAGGTGCTCCGCGGATTAAAAATCTTAAGGTCTGATTCGAATGCATTCGATGAAATGACCTTTGAAGGTGGCTTATGTTCACTTCTCAAGGTAATTGGCAACTCTTTGGAAGCGTTTGGCACTGATTGTTTCGATTCAATCTGTATTCCGACCATAGCCGAGTTATGTCCCAATTTGACTGCTCTTTATTTCAAAGACGCCGGAGGCATGCTTATTGAAAACGAATTAATAAACCTTCAAACGGAAAGGAatccaaacatttttaagaaattaacTCATGTTTATTGTTGGAGTATTCCATCCGATatcttactttttttgttatgttcTCCTTTACTTGAAGACATTCGGTTTTTTTACTGTCGATCGTTGACCGATGAAGTCTTACGTAGGGCAGCCAATTGTCATGGATTTCATAAACTTGAAATTCTGCATCTACGAAATTGCCACGTGGTGTCGGAGTATGGTATTAATGTTTTACTTCAAGATAATATCCCActtaaacaaactttttttaaatcttgttATAATCTGGGTTTGCATACCCATTCAAATTGGCTGTCGCggattcttaaaaaaaaaaggaatttaaaacgcttttttattcaataa
- the LOC124203481 gene encoding complement C1q tumor necrosis factor-related protein 2-like — MPTSCADLKSTGHLWSGVYSVMGASTVETVYCDFTKPNTDPGFQTFVGYAGVQSKPTYFYGQLNYNWYSVGIPIAYDSFVLNEGGAYDRTTKKFTAPVAGRYFFSFTGRAQSYNPPGDFTLDVEMVKNGQYVARAAADDGANSETLSMQSILNLKAGDQVWTQVTYITSGISLLGPSYTHFTGFLLEEDVSLSLKALI; from the exons ATGCCAACCTCATGCGCCGATCTCAAAAGTACTGGGCACCTCTGGAGTGGCGTCTATTCTGTCATGGGCGCCTCGACGGTGGAAACTGTTTACTGCGATTTCACCAAACCGAACACCGACCCCG GTTTCCAGACTTTTGTCGGTTACGCCGGCGTCCAATCCAAACCGACATACTTCTACGGTCAACTGAACTACAACTGGTACTCTGTCGGAATTCCAATTGCATACGACAGCTTCGTACTAAACGAAGGAGGAGCTTACGACCgaacgacaaaaaaattcacagcACCCGTGGCTGGAAgatatttcttctcttttactGGAAGAGCCCAATCGTATAACCCTCCAGGCGATTTCACATTAGACGTGGAGATGGTAAAGAACGGCCAGTACGTCGCCAGAGCAGCGGCCGATGACGGAGCCAATTCCGAAACACTCTCGATGCAATCGATATTAAATCTGAAAGCTGGCGATCAAGTTTGGACTCAGGTTACGTACATAACTTCAGGTATCAGTCTACTCGGTCCCTCTTACACACATTTCACTGGATTCCTTCTCGAAGAAGATGTTTCCCTATCGCTCAAAGCCCTCATTTAG